In the genome of Dermatobacter hominis, the window CGCTGCGGGCCAACGGCACCGTGCGGTGCTGGGGCAACAACAGCTTCGGCCAGCTCGGCAACGGCAGCTTCACGTCGTCCTCGAGCCCCGTCTCGGTGGTCGGCCTGACCGGCGCCACGTCGCTCGCCGCGGGTGGGTTCCACACGTGCGCGACCAAGTCGGACACGACGGTCGTGTGCTGGGGCAACAACGCCGACGGCCAGCTCGGTGACGGCAGCTGGACCTCGACGAGCACGCCCGTCACCGTCTACAACCTCACCGGCGCGACGTCGGTCGCCGTCGGCGGCTCGCACACCTGTGCGCTGAAGAGCACCGGCACGGTCGTGTGCTGGGGCGACAACTTCAGCGGCCAGCTCGGCACCGGCTCGACCACCTCGGCCGCGACACCGCGCAGCGTGGCCGGCCTCACCGGCGCCACCGCGGTCGCAGCCGGTGACGCGCACTCCTGCGCCCTCCGCAGCACGGGCGGGGTCTCGTGCTGGGGCGCCAACGTGAACGGCCAGGTCGGCAACGGCACGTTCATCACCGCCACCGTGGCCGGCGCGGTGGTCAACCTGCCGAACGCCACCAGCGTCGTCGCGGGCGGCGGCTTCAGCTGCGCCACCCGCAGCGGCGGGCTCGGGCCGGTGTGCTGGGGCGAGAACCTCTACGGCCAGCTCGGAAACGCACAGGTGCTCCCGCCCCCTCCCCAGGAGGGTGACCCGCCGCCCCCGCCGCTGAAGGAGAACACGCCGCAGGTCGTCGTCGACCTGGCGGCCGTGAGCTCGATCGGTCGGGGCTCGGACCACGCCTGCGCCGTCGCGGCCGGCGGCTCGGTCTGGTGCTGGGGTCGCGACGAGGCCTCGCAGCTCGGCGACGCCGGCACCGACGCCAGCTCGTCGCCGGTCGCGGTCGGTGCGATGGTCGGCGCCACCGCGGTCACCGGGGGCGAGGCGCACACCTGCGTGCTGCGCAGCACCGGCGCCGTCCAGTGCTGGGGCGCCAACACCTACGGGCAGCTGGGCACGGGCAACACGAACCCGTCGCAGGTCCCCACCAACGTCGTCGGCCTCTGACCCTCGCTCGTGCCCGTGCGGTGCACCACCGGTCCGGTGGCGCCCCGCACGGCACGACGGTCAGGCCGAGATCGACACGCGATCGCCGGGGTCGCCCGAACGTGTGCGGGGGGCGGCCCGTGGCGGGCGTGATCGGCGCGTGTTCGTCGGTGCCGCTCGTTCGTGTGCAGGGCTGGCCCGTGGCGGGCGTGATCCACACACGTTCTTCGGTGCCGCTCGTTCGTGTGCGGGGCTGGCCCGTGGCGGGCGTGATCCACACACGTTCTTCGGTGCCGCTCGTTCGTGTGCGGGGCTGGCCCGTGGCGGGCGTGATACACGCACGTTCGCCGGGCAGGCCGGGTGGCCGTCCCTCCCTCAGGCCGGGTGGCCGTCCCTCCCTCAGGCCGGGTGGCCGTCCCTCCCTCAGGCCGGGTGGCCGTCCCTCCCTCAGGCCGGGTGGCCGTCCCTCCCTCAGGCCGGGTGGCCGTCCCTCCCTCAGGCCGGGTGGCCGGGATCCACCACGCCGAACGCGTCCTGCAGCCCGTACGCAGGCAGGGCCGCCCTCGGCGCCTCGCCGCCCTCCGGGTCGAGCACGACGGCGACGTGGTCGCCGCAGTCGTAGCGGCCGAACACCCGGCCGCCGAACCAGTCGAGCCCGTCGATGACCGGGGCCCCGCCGGGCCCGTCCCGCACGGCCAGTCCGACGAACTTGTCGACGCCGCCGTCGGGCAGGTCGTCGGCCGTCTCGCCGCCGAACCGCCGGGCCAGGTCGTCATCGCCCTTCCGCAGCACGTGGACCACGAGGTGCTCTGCCGCCATGGCCGGGCCGAAGGTGTGGTTGAGGCGCGACACCAGCACGGCGAAGCGGGGCGGCCGGATGCTCACCTGCGTCGCGAACCCCACCAGGCAGCCGACCGGCTCGCCGTCGGCGCCCCGCGCCGTCACGACGTACATCGGCGGATCGACCGACCCCATCAGCGCGTGGAACGAGCCGCTCACCTCGACGCTCCGGCCAGCCGGCCGACGAGGTCGACGGTCCGGTCGAGCTCCTCGGTCGTGTTCAGGTAGTGCACCGAGGCCCGCACCATCTCGTCGATGCCGCGCTCGCCGAGGTCGATGCGGGCGAACGAGGCGCTCGTCGTCCACACCTGCACCGCGTCGGCCGCGAGGGCGCGCCGCACCTCGGCGGGTGCCACGCCGTCGACGGTGAACGTGACGATCCCGCAGCGGCGCACGCCGCGGTCGTGCACGGCGACGCCCGGCAGCGCCGACAGGCCGGCGCGGAGGTGCTCGGCGAGCGACCCGACGCGGTCGCCGATCGCCGCCAGGCCCAGGTCGAGCGCGTAGTCGACGGCGGCACCCAGCCCGAGCAGCCCGGCGACGCTCCGCTCGAAGCGCTCGAACCGGGCCGCGCCCCCGGGCAGCCGGGAGGTCGTCGGACCGGTCCACTCGGCGCCGGCCGAGCCGAGCGGGGCCAGCCGGTCCGCCAGGTCGGCACGGGCCCAGAGGAAGCCGGTGCCGCGCGGTGCCCGGAGGTACTTCCGTCCCGTCGCGGTCAGCAGGTCGCAGCCGAGCGCAGCGACGTCGAGCGGCAGCTGCCCCGCCGACTGGCAGGCGTCGAGGAGGAACGTCACGCCCGCCTCCCGGCACCGCCGCCCCACCTCCTCGGCCGGGTTCACGAGACCGCCCTGCGTGGGCACGTGGCTGAGCGCCACCATCCGCACCGACGGGTCCTCGAGGTGGCGCCCGAGCGCCTCGACGTCGATCTGCCCGAACTCGTCGTCGTCGACCACGCGGAACCGCACGCCGAACCGGTCCCGGGCGACGAGCAGGTTCAGCACGTTGGTGACGTACTCCGAGCGGCACGTGAGCACGACGTCGCCCTCGGACCACGGGAACGACCAGAACGCCGACTCCCACGCATCGGTGGCGCTCGTCGCGAAGGCGACCTCGTCCGGTCGGCCCCCGACGAGGTCGGCGACCGAGCGGCGCGCCCGCTCGACGTCGTCGGCCCGTGCCGCCGCGGCCTCGTAGCCGCCGAGGCGCGCCTCCTCGCGGAGGTGGCCGACCACGACGTCGAGGACCGGTTCGGGTGAGGGCGACGCCCCGGCGTGGTTGAGCAGCACCCGCTCGGACGTGGCCGGCGTGTCGGCCCGGACGCGCCCGACGTCGATGCCGGGGCCGCTCATCGGCGGGCGGGCGCCCCGTCGGACCGGTCGACCTCGACGGCATCGACCTCGACCGGTCCGGCCTCGACCTCGACCGGTCCGGCCTCGACCTGGATGGCGCCGGCCTCCGCCGCGCCGGCCGGCACGTCGACCGACGGCGTGGCGCCGTCGTCCGGCGTGGGCGTGAGGCCGTTGCCCGAGAAGCCCGTCCAGAGCAGCGACGTGAGGTACTCGACGAGGTCGCGGCGGCTCAGCGTCCGCCGGTCGAGCCACCACTCGGTCGTCACGTGGACCATCCCGAGCACCCCGTAGGCCCACGGCTCGGCGGGCCCGGAGTCCGAGCCCTGCTCGCGCAGCCACTCGCCGAGCGCCCTCGCCACGACGACGCCGACGTCGCTCACGAGCCGCCGGTCCTCGAGCCGGCGGCCGGCGCCGAAGGACCCCTCGGACAGGAACCGGTAGATGTGCGGGTCCGACTCGATGAAGCCCACCCACGCGTCGATCGCCCGCTCGACGCGCTCGCGGGTGTCCTCGGAGGTGGCCCACGCCTCGCCGAAGCGGGCGATGAGGTCGCGGCTGAACCGGGTGGCCAGCGCGTCGGCCAGCCCCGCCTTGTCGCCGAAGTTCGCGTAGAGGATCGGCTTGGTGATGCCGGCCTCGTGGGCGATGTCCTCCATGGACACGCCGGCACCCTCGCGGCGGATCGCGAGCACCGCGGCGTCGAGCAGCTCCTCGCGCCGCTCGGACCGCGACTCCCTGGTCCGCCGCTTGCGCTCAGACACGGTGCTGCAGCCCGTCGGCCAGGTCGGCGGCGACGACGGCGAAGAGGTCGGGGAACACCCTCGCGACGCGGCTCATCAGGTACTCCCCGTACGGGCCGTCGACGAGGTGGACGTCCTCGCCGTCCCAGCGGTCCCGTCCCGGTCGGCGCGCCCCCGGCACGACGTCGGGGAGCGCGTGGACGCGGACGTCCCACCCCGGGTCGAGGAAGAGCGGCATCGACACCCGGTCGGCGGTCGGCGTGGCGACGCGGTGCGGCGTCGCGACGAACCGCCCCCCGCTCAACCGCTCGAGCATGTCGCCGAGGTTGCACACGAGCGCCCGCTCGTCGGGACGCACCGCGATCCACTCGCCGTCGACCCGCACCTCGAGCCCGCCGGTGGCGTCCTCGGCCAGCAGCGTGAGCAACCCGTAGTCCGTGTGCTCGCCGACGCCCCACGTCGACCCGTCGGTGCCGCCGGCGGGGTAGTGGAAGATCCGGAACAGCACCGTCGGATCCGCGCACCACGCGTCGAACCAGTCGGCCGCCAGGTCCATCCCGACCGCGAGGCCGCGCAGGACGGCACGGCCCACGTCGGTGACCTCGTCGATCCAGCGCAGGACGAGCGGACCGAGCTCTGCCGGCCGCTCCGGGAAGAGGTTGGGACCGTGCAGCGGCGTGCCCGCGACGACCGCCGGGTCGTCGGCGGGCAGCTCCGTGCCGAAGTAGATGCCCTCCTTGCCGTCGGGCGCACCGGAGGTGAGCTCGCCACCCAGGGGGAACCACCCGCGCCAGGCGCGCCCGCCGAGCGGCATCGCGATCCGCTCCTTCTCGGCCGGGTCCGACGCGAAGAACGCCCGGGCGGCGGCCACGAGGCGGCGGCGGAGGTCGTCGTCGACGCCGTGGCCGACGACCTGGAACACCCCGGGTCCCTCGCACGCGGCCACCAGCTGCTCGCCGGCGCGACGGACCTCGGGGTCGTCGGCGGCGCGCCGGGCAGGCCCCGAGGCGACCAGGGCGGCGACGTCGATCGTGGGGATGCGGGCCTGCTGGACCACGACCCACGTTGCCACAGCACCGCCGCCCCGGCGAGCGCCGGTGGACGCCCCGGGACCGGCTGCGCGCCGACCGTGAGCTTCCTCCCGAACGAAGTTCAGAGTCGCTTGACGGGGTGCCCGGGACCCCGCAGACTTGAGCAGTTCGACCGCCCGTGGCTGCGGGCGTTTGGGGAGGGCACTTCATGATGCGTGCAGGGCGATCGCGTTCCGGGCGGTTCTTCGCGGCCATGGCGGCCGTGGTGGCCGTCTGCACCGTGGCGGGTCTGGTGATCCTGCCGGGGGCCGAGGCGCAGAAGGTGTCGAACCCCGGCACGTTCACGATCACGCCGACCCTGGGTTCGCTGTCGATCCGCAACACGCTGTTCGACCTGACGCCCCGCCCGCAGGCGCAGTGCAGCGACGGCGTCGACAACGACGGCGACACCCGCGTCGACGCCGGCGACTTCGAGTGCAGCGCCGTCGGCGGGCCCATCGGCGCGACGGCCGCCAACGACGACAGTGAGCTGGCGAGCGGCTACCAGCAGAAGGTCAACGTCTCGATCACCGGCCAGGTCGCGGGCAACGGTGCCGTGACCGTGCCGATCTCCGGCATCGTCTTCCCGCCCGGCTACGTGCCGATCACCGATCCGTTCAACGGTCTCGTGTACGTGGTGCGCGCGACGGTGAGCGCCACCGCCCCGGCGACCGGCGTGCTCGACCCGCTCACCGGCAAGGTCGACCTCCAGGTCAAGATCCAGGTCCTCCTCGAGGGCTCGCCGCTCGGGGTCGGCCTCGGCTACGACTGCAAGATCGGCCGGCCCGAGAACCCGATCACGCTGAACCTCACCACCGGGGTGTCCGGCAGCCTCGTCGGCGCCGCCTACAGCCCGACCTTCGGCACGGCGAAGCTCGTCGACGGCTCGTTCGCCGTCCCGGGCGCCGCCGGCTGCCCGATCGGCCTGGTCAACGTGAACGACGTGATCAACCAGCAGATGGGCCTCCCGTCGCCGGCGGGCTTCAACAAGGCGTCGATCCAGGGCGCGACCGACCCGATCCTGGGCCGGGCCATCATCCCCCGCATCGTGACCACCCCGGGCAGCCCGATCGGCCCGGCTCCCTTCACGGTCGGCTTCGACGGCTCGACCTCCACGGCCAAGGCGCCCGCGACGTACAAGTGGACGTTCGCCGACGGCACCACCCAGACCGGCGTGAACGTCTCCAAGACCTTCACGACCGTCGGCAGCCAGACCGTCACGCTGACGGTCACCGACGCCGACGGCGACACGGCGACGACGACCAAGAACGTCTCGGTCCAGCCGGGGGCGACGACCACGACCACCGCGTCGACGACGACCACCACGGCGCCGACCACGACCACGACGACGGCGCCGACCACCACGTCGACGACGACCACGACGACGGCGCCGACGACCACGACGACCACCACGGCGCCGACGACCACGACCACGACGACGGCGCCGACGACCACGACGACCACCACGGCGCCGACGACCACGACGACGACGACGCCGACGACCACCACCACGTCGACGACGACCACGACGACGGCGCCGACCACCACGACGACGGCGCCCACGACCACGACGACGGCGCCGACCACCACGACGACCGCGCCGACGACCACCACGACGGTCCCGCCGGGCGGTCGTGACCGGGCCAAGGTCACGGTCTCCGGGCGCACGACGTACGCCAACGACGCGGCGTCGACCGCGGGCAACGTCAGCGTGGTCCGCGACACCATCGGCATCGTGTCGGCCCGCGGCAACCTGACGCTGCCGGGCACCTCGGGCGGCAACGCCACGGTGAACGTGGACGTGCAGCGGTTCTGGATCTTCCAGCTCTGGACCGGCCAGGTCAGCGTCTACGACCCGGGTGCGTCCGTGTCGGTCGCGGCGCCGGTGTTCGGCCAGGTCAGCGGCACGACGGGGACCAACGCCGTCATCGGCAGCTCGAGCTGGTTCACGCTCGGGCAGTTCCCCGACCTGATCCGACCCTTCACGCTGACCTGGAGCGTCGACGACGTCTCCTGATCCCGACGGTCCTGCAGCGGGCACCGGCCCGCTGCGGGGCGTCAGGGTCATCGAGCTCGCCGGGCTGGGCCCGGCGCCCTTCGCGGCCATGGTGCTCGCGGACCTCGGGGCGGACGTGCTCCGCATCGACCGCCCGTCGTCCACGCCGCTGGTGCCCGACGCGGCGCGGCCGGACCAGCCCGAACGTGACGGGCCGACGGGCGCGCCGAACCCGTACGACCTGCTGAACCGGAACCGGCTCGGGATCGGCGTCGACCTCCGGAGCCCCGACGGGACGGCGCTCGTCCGCTCGCTCGCGGCATCGGCCGACGTCGTCGTCGAGGGCTACCGCCCCGGTGTCGCCGAGCGCTTCGGCCTCGGTCCCGACGACCTCCTCGCCGACAACCCGCGCCTCGTCTACGGCCGCATGACCGGGTGGGGCCAGAGCGGTCCGCTCGCCCCGAGGGCCGGCCACGACCTGACCTACCTCGCGCTGGCCGGCGTGCTCGCCCACGTGGGCCGGGCCGACCAGCCGCCCACGCCGCCGCTCAACCTCGTCGCCGACTTCGGCGGGGGCGGGATGCTGCTGGCGATGGGCGTGCTCGCCGCCCTGGTCGAGCGCGCCACGTCGGGAGCCGGCCAGGTCGTCGACGCCGCCATGGTCGACGGCGCCGCGCTGCTCATGGCGCCGCTGTTCGGGGCGTGGGCGTCGGGCTTCTGGTCCGCCGAGCGCGGGACGAACCTGCTCGACTCCGGTGCGCCGTTCTACGACTGCTACCGCTGCGCCGACGGCGGCTGGCTCGCCGTCGCCGCCATCGAGGCGCAGTTCTACGCCGAGCTCCTCGACGGGCTCGGCCTGGCTGCCGAGGACCTGCCGGGCCAGCACGACCAGGCCGGATGGCCGCAGCTGCGCCGGCGGTTCACCGAGGTGATCGCCGGGCGCCCGCGCGACGAGTGGGCCGAGCTCTTCGCCGACCGTGACGCCTGCGTCGCGCCCGTGCTCGACATGGGCGAGGCGCCCGGCCACCCGCACGCGGTGGCGCGAGGTGCGTTCGTCGACGTGCACGGCGTGCCGCAGCCCGCGGCCGCCCCGCGCTTCTCCCGGACGCCGGCCGCGGCGCCGGCGCCCGCACGGACGGGGTCGGACCCGGCGGCGGTGCTCCGGCCCTGGGGCGTGGACGGCGAGCGGGTCTCGTCGCTCGTCGCCGCCGGCGTCCTCAGCTGACCCCTGCGCCTCAGCTCCAGAGGTGCTCCGACATCGCGAGGCTCCGCAGGCGCGGCATGTCGAACGCCGTCTGGACGCTGTCGAGCATCACGGTCAGGTTGCCGAGGTCCCCGAGGTGGAACGCCTCGATGTCGGACACGACCTCCTCCGACGGCCACGACTCCACGACGACGCCGTCGAGTGGCGGGGCGCCGGGCGTGACCGGGTGCACGACGGTGTTGCGCACGTAGCGCAGGCGGGGCTGCACCCGCTCCGACATCGGGGACTGGTGCCCGTACCAGAGCTCGCGGAACGTCCGCGGGTCGAGCTGCGGGTTGCGGTGGACGAGGGCGACCGTGACCAGGCCGGGGGAGCGCTCGCCGTCGGGCCAGTCCCGGGGCTCGCCGCGCCGCTGGCCGAACTCGCTCCACAGCGACTCGGTGACGAGGTAGGCGTCGTTGCGGATGCCGACGGCCGCCGCCGCGTCGACGGCGTCGCGCGCGAGGTCGTGCGCGGGCACCCAGTACGAGATCGCGGCACGGACCGGGAGCTCGCCGCCCGGGCACGGCATCGGTCCGGGGATCCCGACCCGGTCGTCGGCGACGTGCACCGTCACCCCGGACGCACCGGCGTCGACGAGCGCGGGCACGACGGTTCCGAGCACCTCGGTGCGCAGGTCGGCACCGTCGCGGTCCTCGCGCTCGCGGACCACGTGCACCAGCTTCTCCATCGGGACCCCCTGCGGTCGTGTCGTGTCGTCAGGTCGTGTAGTCCGCGTTGATGCGGACGTAGCCGTCGGTCAGGTCGCACCCGTAGACGGTCCACTCGCCGGCGGCGATCCCGAGGTCGACGTCGATCAGCACCTCGTCGGAGCGGAGGTAGCCCTCCAGCTCGGCCAGCCCGTCCGGGCCGGGGTCGGCGGGGTACACCTCGGACTCGCCGAAGCGGACCCGCACCCGGTCCTGGTCGATGTCGGTGTCGTCGGAGCACTTGCCGATCGCCATCACGACGCGCCCCCAGTTGGGGTCGGCGCCGTGCACGGCGGTCTTCACCAGCGGCGAGTTGACCACGGCCTTGGCGACGCGGCGGGCCTGGTCGTCGTCGCG includes:
- a CDS encoding RCC1 domain-containing protein, which gives rise to MSFHRARTIIAVALAAVALGATAACTPPADGGGGATTTSTTTTVPGGSSAVTKVVSGRQHTCALRANGTVRCWGNNSFGQLGNGSFTSSSSPVSVVGLTGATSLAAGGFHTCATKSDTTVVCWGNNADGQLGDGSWTSTSTPVTVYNLTGATSVAVGGSHTCALKSTGTVVCWGDNFSGQLGTGSTTSAATPRSVAGLTGATAVAAGDAHSCALRSTGGVSCWGANVNGQVGNGTFITATVAGAVVNLPNATSVVAGGGFSCATRSGGLGPVCWGENLYGQLGNAQVLPPPPQEGDPPPPPLKENTPQVVVDLAAVSSIGRGSDHACAVAAGGSVWCWGRDEASQLGDAGTDASSSPVAVGAMVGATAVTGGEAHTCVLRSTGAVQCWGANTYGQLGTGNTNPSQVPTNVVGL
- a CDS encoding flavin reductase family protein, whose protein sequence is MSGSFHALMGSVDPPMYVVTARGADGEPVGCLVGFATQVSIRPPRFAVLVSRLNHTFGPAMAAEHLVVHVLRKGDDDLARRFGGETADDLPDGGVDKFVGLAVRDGPGGAPVIDGLDWFGGRVFGRYDCGDHVAVVLDPEGGEAPRAALPAYGLQDAFGVVDPGHPA
- a CDS encoding aminotransferase class V-fold PLP-dependent enzyme; its protein translation is MSGPGIDVGRVRADTPATSERVLLNHAGASPSPEPVLDVVVGHLREEARLGGYEAAAARADDVERARRSVADLVGGRPDEVAFATSATDAWESAFWSFPWSEGDVVLTCRSEYVTNVLNLLVARDRFGVRFRVVDDDEFGQIDVEALGRHLEDPSVRMVALSHVPTQGGLVNPAEEVGRRCREAGVTFLLDACQSAGQLPLDVAALGCDLLTATGRKYLRAPRGTGFLWARADLADRLAPLGSAGAEWTGPTTSRLPGGAARFERFERSVAGLLGLGAAVDYALDLGLAAIGDRVGSLAEHLRAGLSALPGVAVHDRGVRRCGIVTFTVDGVAPAEVRRALAADAVQVWTTSASFARIDLGERGIDEMVRASVHYLNTTEELDRTVDLVGRLAGASR
- a CDS encoding TetR family transcriptional regulator → MSERKRRTRESRSERREELLDAAVLAIRREGAGVSMEDIAHEAGITKPILYANFGDKAGLADALATRFSRDLIARFGEAWATSEDTRERVERAIDAWVGFIESDPHIYRFLSEGSFGAGRRLEDRRLVSDVGVVVARALGEWLREQGSDSGPAEPWAYGVLGMVHVTTEWWLDRRTLSRRDLVEYLTSLLWTGFSGNGLTPTPDDGATPSVDVPAGAAEAGAIQVEAGPVEVEAGPVEVDAVEVDRSDGAPARR
- a CDS encoding isopenicillin N synthase family dioxygenase, which encodes MATWVVVQQARIPTIDVAALVASGPARRAADDPEVRRAGEQLVAACEGPGVFQVVGHGVDDDLRRRLVAAARAFFASDPAEKERIAMPLGGRAWRGWFPLGGELTSGAPDGKEGIYFGTELPADDPAVVAGTPLHGPNLFPERPAELGPLVLRWIDEVTDVGRAVLRGLAVGMDLAADWFDAWCADPTVLFRIFHYPAGGTDGSTWGVGEHTDYGLLTLLAEDATGGLEVRVDGEWIAVRPDERALVCNLGDMLERLSGGRFVATPHRVATPTADRVSMPLFLDPGWDVRVHALPDVVPGARRPGRDRWDGEDVHLVDGPYGEYLMSRVARVFPDLFAVVAADLADGLQHRV
- a CDS encoding PKD domain-containing protein, with amino-acid sequence MRAGRSRSGRFFAAMAAVVAVCTVAGLVILPGAEAQKVSNPGTFTITPTLGSLSIRNTLFDLTPRPQAQCSDGVDNDGDTRVDAGDFECSAVGGPIGATAANDDSELASGYQQKVNVSITGQVAGNGAVTVPISGIVFPPGYVPITDPFNGLVYVVRATVSATAPATGVLDPLTGKVDLQVKIQVLLEGSPLGVGLGYDCKIGRPENPITLNLTTGVSGSLVGAAYSPTFGTAKLVDGSFAVPGAAGCPIGLVNVNDVINQQMGLPSPAGFNKASIQGATDPILGRAIIPRIVTTPGSPIGPAPFTVGFDGSTSTAKAPATYKWTFADGTTQTGVNVSKTFTTVGSQTVTLTVTDADGDTATTTKNVSVQPGATTTTTASTTTTTAPTTTTTTAPTTTSTTTTTTAPTTTTTTTAPTTTTTTTAPTTTTTTTAPTTTTTTTPTTTTTSTTTTTTAPTTTTTAPTTTTTAPTTTTTAPTTTTTVPPGGRDRAKVTVSGRTTYANDAASTAGNVSVVRDTIGIVSARGNLTLPGTSGGNATVNVDVQRFWIFQLWTGQVSVYDPGASVSVAAPVFGQVSGTTGTNAVIGSSSWFTLGQFPDLIRPFTLTWSVDDVS
- a CDS encoding CaiB/BaiF CoA transferase family protein, which codes for MVLADLGADVLRIDRPSSTPLVPDAARPDQPERDGPTGAPNPYDLLNRNRLGIGVDLRSPDGTALVRSLAASADVVVEGYRPGVAERFGLGPDDLLADNPRLVYGRMTGWGQSGPLAPRAGHDLTYLALAGVLAHVGRADQPPTPPLNLVADFGGGGMLLAMGVLAALVERATSGAGQVVDAAMVDGAALLMAPLFGAWASGFWSAERGTNLLDSGAPFYDCYRCADGGWLAVAAIEAQFYAELLDGLGLAAEDLPGQHDQAGWPQLRRRFTEVIAGRPRDEWAELFADRDACVAPVLDMGEAPGHPHAVARGAFVDVHGVPQPAAAPRFSRTPAAAPAPARTGSDPAAVLRPWGVDGERVSSLVAAGVLS